The following DNA comes from Ricinus communis isolate WT05 ecotype wild-type chromosome 10, ASM1957865v1, whole genome shotgun sequence.
gattttgtttgtgtaaaattttaaatgtaatttttatgtataaattctaatatctTCTAGTAGTTTTTTTAATGACTTCAAggataattctttttttgtttttataaaatatcatacttattttttctatGATATTGAATTTTCATTGTTATACATAATCATTAGgtttattaaacataaattgtATTAGATATAAATTGTAGATTTATTGGTAGTAGGGTGTAGGTACATTAAAGatttactattaaatatagttatatattaagtattgCTTATaggttcatcaaatataaagtGTAGATTTATTAGTTATGAACTgcaaatttatcaattaaaatatgaatctgtttttcaaattataaatttttaaactataatttatgaatatcagatATACACGTGTGATGAACTTAcagtttataaattatgaatcttttgtttttaacCTATGAATCTATATATTCTTACGAACTTCTATATTTCTTAATGACTTCAAGGAtagttttatctttttataaaatatcatacttattttttgtatgacattgaatttttattgtcACGCATATTCATTAGGTTCACTATAAATTGTAGGTTCATTTATAGTACAATGTAAATCCATTGAAGATTTAATGTTAAATATAATTGtaaataataagattattaagTATTACTTATaggttcatcaaatataaGGTATAGATTCATCAATTCTAAACTGTAGattcatcaattaaaatatagatctgtttttcaaattatgaATTTCTAAACTATAATGTATGAATCTCAGGTATACGTGtgataaatttatagtttataaattatgaaccttttgtttttaatttatgaatctgtatatttttatgaacttttaagatattatatatgaacttCAAATATACTTGTAATGAACTTATAGTTTATAATTCATGAacctattttaatttatgaatctgcAGTTTTATGATTGATGTTTACAATTTTTACTAATGAACTTGTATTCATAACATATGATTGTGTTTTGtaatttgtaattatgaatataaaattattaattttaatatttttttattattaaattctaaaatcaatatattattatgtaatggtaagaaataactaaaattatttttttgaagtaaaaagtaatataatttaatatataaatatatactaaaatatgattaaatctaatattttaatagaaatattatattgtaataaagtttcatatatatatataatttcattttaatatatatgatttttattataaaaatactagcatattattaaaaaataaatttagtgttgtaataaaaaaaatacactgaaaataaaaaatataataaaaattaataagaataatttgataaaaagaataaagagatGGGACAtactaaaaatagtatttgtGTAAAGAAGGTCtttaatgtttaaaataaaaataaaaaagagaatctCACACGTGTGTATTGTACGCCGAATAATCATGGATTCGGATCTCATCAATGATATAACAATCCCAAAACATAAAGGCAGGCTTTGTAGTCAGTATAGACAGCGTTGGATCTGCGTTTCTGTTCAAATCATTTAATCAGATTCGGACGATGACTCAGGATATATCAAGCCCGGCCCAAATGAAAGCCCACATTTTTATGACATGTTTGAGAAATAACTTTCCTCAAggcccaaattaaaaaataatataaaagagcaaaaaaaattattttttctattttaaacaaatttacTAGAAAAAGGTATAAACGGTAATGAGGCAGAACCTGAGCTAAATTAAGCAAATTCTAGTTCAGAGGCAACAAGTCTGATTCGGCTTGTATTTTCAAGAGGTATAATGTCGGGGCAGTCACGctacaaatatttaataatcagTCCTCTTCTTCagttattactattattttattttctataaatattttctatttgtaaatattcttaaatataaaatttagtttcatacatgtaataataatttaatgaaagtTATAATCGACCGTATGTtgtataataagaaaaattattaatttattaacatattgattatgtttatataaatagtattaaACTATAACCAAAACTAGTTTCAATGTATTTCATAATTTGGTTTGGATCGGACCGATTGGATCTGATTAGTTTGATTAAGTCTTGTGCTGTCCTAACCGGCAGATAGTTAAACGGGTGAGTATAGTGCAGGAAGGTATCCTAATACTATCCTAGCCGTCAATCATAGTGAATCAAGTCCGTTGACAGATAGGTGTACCGGTACCTTTATGTAGTGAATCACAATCCCATCCCTCCCCCAACAAAACACAAACccaaaatctaataaaagtTTTTCCGCTCCCCTTAGATCTCGCCGACGAATCACTGTCCGTACAATCGCCGGCGCGTTATCCGGTCTGTCGGTGGTGGCGACATCCTCGATCTCCGTCAACGATACTACAACCGTATGTTTCTCAAAACTTCAATTATCTTTTCCCCCATCATTAAAATCACCACTTATGCATACAAACTGAAaaattttccctttttttcttagttttattATAACACATttgcccttttttttttttttttgtactaAAAAATCATCTGCGCCTTACTTGCTATGTTAAAATGCTTGTTTGAAAAATGGTTTATGGTTGCATGGTGTTTAATCAGTTAATTTTTGGCATTATTACAATATGATCAGTGATAAAAATTGGTATTAGTTGAGCAGTATAGTCCCAAGCTACTGGAAGGATCAATAAGCACACTGCAagtaaaggaaaagaaactgAGAAACAATGGTATTGTTTCTTCTGTATCTGTTgttattactaaattttaaatcttgaaATGTGGGTTTTTCTTAAGCAATATGAGAAACTTTCAACTTTGTGAGTTTGCTTCTTTGTTTGTTTGGCTTGACTATGGAGTCTTTAAGTATTTCTATGTGAGTTTAATTTgtagggttttcttttttttttcttggggTGTTTATAGTTTGATATTGATTTGGGTTTGACATCATATTGTTGCTAAAATCATTGATTTCCTTGTGCTCTTTCTAGAACATTCAGCACTGAAATGTATCATGTATCATTTAGGCTCATTATTTGACAGGCATACTTGCTATCATCTTAAACTATTGAAGAGTTTTTGTGTTGCAATCAAACAAgtcattaaaaattcattaatctGTTGGTTTTAGTTGAGAATGAAATTTTATACTCGAATatgaaattctaatttaacttttcaatGTATGTACTTTTAATAACATAGAGATTGGAACTGGATGCTTTCAAACATATTTACAGTTTACATCATGACACTTTAGATCAATactatgtttttctttttctttttctttttttaattttgttgtgtCAGAAGGACAACTTATTGATTTGGGATGGTAGGTACTGATAGTTATTATCATAACATGAAGTTATTGGGAATTTTGATTGTGTGTGGCTAACTTAATGGTTGGGAACTGAAGTAATATTGAAGATGGGGAAAGGGGATAGTATTTTACATTTTGTAAGGGAGATTATGttactttcatttttatttagtgGTATTTTAAGGACTTCTTAGTTGTTTTAATGTAATTATGTCTGACAGTCTTTCCAGAATCAAGGTTTTTGGATGGCAAAAGGTGCTGCTGCAATAAATGATGGTGAGATTAATTATGATAATTCATCTAGAATTGAGCTGAAGCGCTCTCATCAGTGGTTTATGGATGGTCCTGAGGCAGAGCTATTTTCCAACAAGAAACAGGCAGTGGGAGTTCCAACCAACAATTTATTTACAggaatgctaaattcaaacattTCTTCATGGGGAGATGCTTCTGGTTTTCAGTCTATCTCTGCCCATTTGTCTGAACGGTTATTTGATTCTGAGCCAGCAAAAACTGCCAATTTTGATGACAGAAGCATTCCATCGCTTAGCTCTGAAAAAGTTAACATGGGAAGGAAGGTAGATGAGGATCCATTTGGGAACGATTCCTCATTTGGTTTATCTATGTCACACACATTGGAAGATCCTAGatcaagtttaaattatgGTGGCATTAGAAAAGTGAAAGTTAGCCAGGTCAAGGAATCTGAGAATATCATGCCTGTCTCATTAGAAAATGATTACAATAGGGTTGATTGCAATAATACTATGTCAACATCCCACACCTATGACCATACAGATGAAAGTACTAAATCGATGGATCTTGCTTATAACAAAGGGAATGGCAACATCATGTCTATGGGTGAAACGTATGACAGGGAGAGTAACATTTTCATTTCAATGGGACAACCCTATAATAAGGGAGATGACAGCATGTCAGCATACAAAGAGAATAACAATGCCATGGCAATACACCACACCTTTAGTAACGATGACAATCATCTTATATCTATGGGTCAATCCTATAAGCCAGATGAAAATACAATATCAATGGGGCATCTCTTCAATAAAGGGAATGATAGCACTGCTTTAATGGGTCAAATCTACAACAAAGGTGATAACAACAATTTTTCAATTGTTCAGGGTTATAATAAAGGAGAGAGCACTATAATATCCTTTGGTGgctatgatgatgatgatgcaaACCCCTCTGGGAGGCTCATATCCACTTATGACATGTTGATGGCTCAATCTTCTCTTCAAAGTTCAGAAGTAATAAATGAGAACGAAGTCATCACCTCAAATGTGGATGCACTTCTATCTGCTACGCATACAACTGCCTCTGGAATTGAAAATGCTAAGAAGAAAGAGGACTTAAAAACGTGTAAGAAGGTTCCTTCTAACAACTTCCCTTCAAATGTCAGAAGTTTGCTATCCACTGGTATGCTGGATGGGGTTCCTGTAAAGTATATAGCATGGTCACGGGaggtaaataataattttatgcaCATATATTTGAGATAGGCTTATCTCGTTGTGACAATAATGTTGGTTGTTATGCATATTAGAAGGAGCTCCGTGGTGTTATAAAAGGTTCTGGATATTTATGTGGCTGTCAGACATGCAATTTCTCTAAGGTGAGTAGATTGAGTATGATGATCCTTGTACCAATGGAAGGTTTATGAGTAGATCGAGTATGATCCACTGAATAGTTTGTTTAATGTGTATCCAatgtattaataatttcttttttataggTAATTAATGCTTATGAATTTGAGCGACATGCGGATTGCAAAACAAAGCACCCCAATAATCAcatatattttgagaatgggAAGACTGTTTATGGCATTGTCCAAGAGCTAAGAAGCATACCTCAGAATATGCTGTTTGAAGTTATTCAGACGATTACTGGATCACCTATTAACCAGAAGTCCTTTCGTCTTTGGAAAGGTGATGCAAAGCATCTAGTTAAATTGTATTGCTTAatttttgccttttcttttattttttctttcgtttctttcttttttcctctatAGATATATATACTCTGCCTTCTAACATGCGATCTTCTTCCTGCTGTACAGAATCATTTCTAGCTGCAACACGTGAACTTCAACGCATTTATGGTAAAGATGAAGGAAAACCATTATAATGAAGCAGCCTTGTTTAAGTTGTCAGGTAGgatcatttttgttttgtgcATACAACTGATCTTTTTGGCCACACGTTGTACTTGTTAACGGCCATTGCCTACTAACTTAAGGGCACTGGATGTTTGCATATTTTGGGAACCGAGCATCACAATGGAAGTAGGAGAACAAAATGCAGAGGACAGTTATTAATCTGGTCAGTAGATGTATGAAAGCAGCACATAGCCCCTGCATTAAAGAGGAAATGAAATACAAACTATGTGCTACTTGGAAACAGAAGGaaatttcttttgtaattttcttGGTTGTCTTCCTTCTCGCTATTTCTCTTATCACCATTGATTGAGTTTAATTACTGTTTATAAAATCTCAAAACTGCCAAAATATTCTGCATTGCTCTGTTCTACCTCAAGCTCATGAGAAGCAAATTCACTTGGTGTTCCTTCCCCTCCCTAGGCCTGATAAGGCTTGTGGATGCATCAAAAGTTACTATATTAAAGTACCATCCAATCCTGGCGTTAGAATTCTTAGCTTAATCACCTAGAGCAGAGGCTTGTCCACTAGTTTTACTGCAAAAACTTTATTCTGCGACCATTTTGCTAGTTTTATGGTCATAACGGGTGTACTATATATTTGTCAGGGTTTTATGGGAGTCGGCTTATACATTGAGATATAATTTGAAGAAACCATATGAATTGATGATCCAAACCGCAACTTTAGCTGTTACATTTTGGAACCTGATGAATTACAAATCAATTCAATCAAATGGCTTAATTTGCGAGTTCTTTCTTCTAGGTAGTCATCTTCCTGTTCACTGTAAAAACCTGCATCTTGCAAAGAAGCATCAGAAACTAGAGATGTTCAAAACAAATGTTGGCTTCTTGTGTTCCGAAAGTGGAACCTGAGCCGAACCTCTCTAGATGTTGAAAGCTACGTTATGGTATCTCTACCCGATGGATAGGCTGTGAAGCTTCTTGATcagagttttctttttcatggcTCCTTTCATTTGTTGTCTGTTTAGTTGGTATTATTTGGTCGTCAACAGTTGGAGGTGGGGATTTGTGGTCCTTGCTTTTACCCCAAATAACAAGATACAGGCCTCCAACTATGATAGCAGCACCAATTACCCTGTAAAAATATAGGCAAGTTCAGTTCTCCGATAGATAGGTCAAGTGGTTATTGTGGTAGCAATGAGAGTTGAGCAGATACCTTCCCAAGAACATTTGCTCTGCTAAAATAATGGAACTCATGACAGCGACTATAACCATGCATAGAGGACCAAAGGCAGTCACGAAAACAGGGCCTCTGTCCTTCATTATCACTCCTTGAATGTAATAAGCAAAACCAGAGCAGACAACACCCTGCGTGGGTGGTGAGGATTCGCCAATTGTCAGTTTTTGAGCTCGATTGCATAGTTTGCAGCATGAAGATCTAAGAAAGCATATCAAATCAATTGCTTAAACTTACACTGTAGACGGCTGCTATTAATTTAGTGTCCCAGTGCAGAGCCCAAACGCTATTATTTCCTCTTTCCATGACCATAGCCACTATGCTGCCCTCAATTGTACCCAAGAGGCAAATCCAAGCCGTAAGAGAGAGCTCAGCTGGGTATGTTTTCAATGTGATTGCCTATACAATTGACACACAGATTTAAAGATGAAATCTTGACcaattcttttatgttctgaAAGAGAAAAATGCTTCCTTCAGCGTCTTACTTGGAGGATCATGAAACAAGCCCAACTGAAGCAGCCAACTGTAATCATCAGGGCACCCTTGATTGAGTCGTGGAGATTTATGGCAGATGTTCCCTGTTCATGGTGACTGTTTCCTTTTGTCCCGAACAAATTCACTGGTGCGCCTTTCACCATTGTCATAACCATGGCTCCTCCAACTGTTGCTATTGTTCCAGCTATCTTAGCTTGGCTATGGAGAGATTTTATATTCACCTTCTCAAGCCTAGCAGTTTTATCATTCACCTTGTCAGATGCAAAGAGTTAACATGCAATGCCTAAGCAATGTGAACTACCTCATATTTGTACTTattagaaaggaaaaagatttGGCAACGCAATGGGTTTGCCCTgctatttaaaaattagcaTTTTTAATCtgcaaataaaattacatttataaCACTTTCACTCTAATTATGCCTTGTTATCTGTAGACAAAGCTAATAgtataatgatatatttcaatttttttaaagtcaaataattatattggTTTATGCATAACTATCATTAACCATCCATAGTTACAAATCAACTAATGTAATTATGCcatttaacaaaaaattgaACATATGTCTTCAATACAACGTAGAAACAATTCAGATGAAAATTTGAGACACCTCATCATTTGATCGATCAGAACCCTTTTAAACTATCAGCATTATTTACGCATTAAAAGGTTATGTTAGGATTAAAaaggtttttctttattcCATTTTTGCTGAGTAACATGGATCAAAGTATTTTCAAGaccaaatttcaaaatatttgatCGGGTgcatgagttttttttttctttaatttttttctgaaaacGACAATAAATGTTCTCTCACAGGCCAGAGCATGCGTATCTGAATTACAGGCTTGCAACTATATTATCATGCATGGTAGATGTGATATCTATGGGGGTTACCTAACCATCCATGCCATTACGAAGGTAATAGCAGGAAGAATATTGATTATGGCAGCTGCAAAAGTTGCTGTTGTATACTTCATCCCTAGAAAGTACAAGTTTTGGTCAATAACTGGCCTGCCAGTACAAACATAAAGAGATACACGTTAATTAGAAGGCTATATTATTAATGACCACTACTGCGTAAAATGTAAAACTGGGAATTCATCTTTGAGTACAGAAAATTACTCAAGCAAGCCGAGCAGAATTATCTTAATGAAGATTGAGCGAGTCATTTTTGGCCTCACTTTCCTGCAgatcaagaaacaaaaacaaaaaccctTCTGTTAAACATTCTTGTTTGCTTAATTTTAAtgtctctttctctctctctgtctgTGTGAGAAGACTTACTTGTCTAAAAGAAGTGCAAAAGGTGCAATGACAATGGTGGCAACGGCATGGCGATACACCACAAGGACATAATTGCTCATCCCTTGATTAAGTGCAGCTTTGGACAGAATATCCATTCCTGCAAGCCCAACTTGCATGAACACCACTGCAATGAATGGCTTCATCCTCTTAAAGAAGCTGTTTATTTTGTCCTTCATCTTCTTTCAGTTATGTATCTCACTTTGCTTTGGTGAGAATCAAGCTTCTATATGCCATTGCCAGATCTTCTTGGTCTTTATATAGAATGGTCGGTATGCACATATTGGATTATACTCTTAACCAATAAGTATCTTGCACTACACGCATAATTTGAAGCGCCCAAGTGCTTGTGCAATATATGTGTGTCTCTTGCAATATTATGTGCATGATTTAGTGGCCTAGTGTTTGTCTCATGCATCGTATGTATGATGTATCATTACTCACTACGATGTCTGGTTTGTTATAATGACGTAGTTGGAAATTAGAATTCCTCACTCCCTTTTCCTTTAAAAAAGGTTCCAAATGctcaaaaagatgttcaattattatttcaaaaggGAGGCAAATGGGTTGGACATTAACATTATTGGTTCGGTTGCccttaagaaaaaaacttcAGACctctctaatttttaatttcttttgtccCCCTTTTGCATGGTTGATGTTCACTGTTTTGTGCAGTTGCtttcataattatttcaaCCAAAATTTGTCATATAGTGTTTCCTGATTGGATTGCAAGTTTTTATTTCCATTacaattaatattcttttgtgGGGTTAATTAAGAGCGCAATAAGAGATTCTAAGCTAAGTGCTTAATTAGGTGTACAGAATTTGGTATCATTAAGATCCATTGTTTTAGGCTTTAATTCAATTCATATCCCAAAGCATTGTTTGTCTTTGTGGTATATTCGCCATCCGTTCTCTCGAGGTGAAAGTTTCTCGAAATTTTTTTGTCTATTTggtttatttatatatcaaactgatagataattgatacatatttattaattttaaatgataaaatatgtattaatcaTCTAATGTCAAAATATAAAGCACTTATACATGCGTGCTACTCTTCTATTAATTGTGGTGTATACATGagtttagataaaaaatactCAAACTTTTCATCTttatatctctttctttttcttttattcttaacACAAATAGATTAGtgtatattaaattagtagaggaatatcatttaattattatatgttgGTAAGAGATTTAAACTTGCTCACCctagaaataattttaaaccGAAACCACACAatcattaatatataaaataattttatattattctaaCAGTAACTATAAGATTCTAAATCttagaaattcttttaaaattaagagagtGTTTATTCAGAGGTTTGATGCAGCTGATAACT
Coding sequences within:
- the LOC8262016 gene encoding uncharacterized protein LOC8262016 isoform X3; amino-acid sequence: MNQGFWMAKGAAAINDGEINYDNSSRIELKRSHQWFMDGPEAELFSNKKQAVGVPTNNLFTGMLNSNISSWGDASGFQSISAHLSERLFDSEPAKTANFDDRSIPSLSSEKVNMGRKVDEDPFGNDSSFGLSMSHTLEDPRSSLNYGGIRKVKVSQVKESENIMPVSLENDYNRVDCNNTMSTSHTYDHTDESTKSMDLAYNKGNGNIMSMGETYDRESNIFISMGQPYNKGDDSMSAYKENNNAMAIHHTFSNDDNHLISMGQSYKPDENTISMGHLFNKGNDSTALMGQIYNKGDNNNFSIVQGYNKGESTIISFGGYDDDDANPSGRLISTYDMLMAQSSLQSSEVINENEVITSNVDALLSATHTTASGIENAKKKEDLKTCKKVPSNNFPSNVRSLLSTGMLDGVPVKYIAWSREKELRGVIKGSGYLCGCQTCNFSKVINAYEFERHADCKTKHPNNHIYFENGKTVYGIVQELRSIPQNMLFEVIQTITGSPINQKSFRLWKESFLAATRELQRIYGKDEGKPL
- the LOC8262016 gene encoding uncharacterized protein LOC8262016 isoform X1, which translates into the protein MSFQNQGFWMAKGAAAINDGEINYDNSSRIELKRSHQWFMDGPEAELFSNKKQAVGVPTNNLFTGMLNSNISSWGDASGFQSISAHLSERLFDSEPAKTANFDDRSIPSLSSEKVNMGRKVDEDPFGNDSSFGLSMSHTLEDPRSSLNYGGIRKVKVSQVKESENIMPVSLENDYNRVDCNNTMSTSHTYDHTDESTKSMDLAYNKGNGNIMSMGETYDRESNIFISMGQPYNKGDDSMSAYKENNNAMAIHHTFSNDDNHLISMGQSYKPDENTISMGHLFNKGNDSTALMGQIYNKGDNNNFSIVQGYNKGESTIISFGGYDDDDANPSGRLISTYDMLMAQSSLQSSEVINENEVITSNVDALLSATHTTASGIENAKKKEDLKTCKKVPSNNFPSNVRSLLSTGMLDGVPVKYIAWSREKELRGVIKGSGYLCGCQTCNFSKVINAYEFERHADCKTKHPNNHIYFENGKTVYGIVQELRSIPQNMLFEVIQTITGSPINQKSFRLWKESFLAATRELQRIYGKDEGKPL
- the LOC8262016 gene encoding uncharacterized protein LOC8262016 isoform X2, translating into MSFQNQGFWMAKGAAAINDGEINYDNSSRIELKRSHQWFMDGPEAELFSNKKQAVGVPTNNLFTGMLNSNISSWGDASGFQSISAHLSERLFDSEPAKTANFDDRSIPSLSSEKVNMGRKVDEDPFGNDSSFGLSMSHTLEDPRSSLNYGGIRKVKVSQVKESENIMPVSLENDYNRVDCNNTMSTSHTYDHTDESTKSMDLAYNKGNGNIMSMGETYDRESNIFISMGQPYNKGDDSMSAYKENNNAMAIHHTFSNDDNHLISMGQSYKPDENTISMGHLFNKGNDSTALMGQIYNKGDNNNFSIVQGYNKGESTIISFGGYDDDDANPSGRLISTYDMLMAQSSLQSSEVINENEVITSNVDALLSATHTTASGIENAKKKEDLKTCKKVPSNNFPSNVRSLLSTGMLDGVPVKYIAWSREELRGVIKGSGYLCGCQTCNFSKVINAYEFERHADCKTKHPNNHIYFENGKTVYGIVQELRSIPQNMLFEVIQTITGSPINQKSFRLWKESFLAATRELQRIYGKDEGKPL
- the LOC8262016 gene encoding uncharacterized protein LOC8262016 isoform X4 encodes the protein MAKGAAAINDGEINYDNSSRIELKRSHQWFMDGPEAELFSNKKQAVGVPTNNLFTGMLNSNISSWGDASGFQSISAHLSERLFDSEPAKTANFDDRSIPSLSSEKVNMGRKVDEDPFGNDSSFGLSMSHTLEDPRSSLNYGGIRKVKVSQVKESENIMPVSLENDYNRVDCNNTMSTSHTYDHTDESTKSMDLAYNKGNGNIMSMGETYDRESNIFISMGQPYNKGDDSMSAYKENNNAMAIHHTFSNDDNHLISMGQSYKPDENTISMGHLFNKGNDSTALMGQIYNKGDNNNFSIVQGYNKGESTIISFGGYDDDDANPSGRLISTYDMLMAQSSLQSSEVINENEVITSNVDALLSATHTTASGIENAKKKEDLKTCKKVPSNNFPSNVRSLLSTGMLDGVPVKYIAWSREKELRGVIKGSGYLCGCQTCNFSKVINAYEFERHADCKTKHPNNHIYFENGKTVYGIVQELRSIPQNMLFEVIQTITGSPINQKSFRLWKESFLAATRELQRIYGKDEGKPL
- the LOC8262017 gene encoding WAT1-related protein At2g37460, with translation MKDKINSFFKRMKPFIAVVFMQVGLAGMDILSKAALNQGMSNYVLVVYRHAVATIVIAPFALLLDKKVRPKMTRSIFIKIILLGLLEPVIDQNLYFLGMKYTTATFAAAIINILPAITFVMAWMVRLEKVNIKSLHSQAKIAGTIATVGGAMVMTMVKGAPVNLFGTKGNSHHEQGTSAINLHDSIKGALMITVGCFSWACFMILQAITLKTYPAELSLTAWICLLGTIEGSIVAMVMERGNNSVWALHWDTKLIAAVYSGVVCSGFAYYIQGVIMKDRGPVFVTAFGPLCMVIVAVMSSIILAEQMFLGRVIGAAIIVGGLYLVIWGKSKDHKSPPPTVDDQIIPTKQTTNERSHEKENSDQEASQPIHRVEIP